A single region of the Microbulbifer sp. MKSA007 genome encodes:
- the sulP gene encoding sulfate permease: MRLLHLIPPWLRRYQPKWLVGDSVAALLASMMLIPQALAYAALAGLPPYLGLYAGLLPLIGYALFGSSSVLSVGPVAVLALMTASALTPIASPGSPEYISGAILLALLSGVSLLLMGFLGLGSLANLLSLPVVDGFVSGAALLIIAGQIAPLLGISSNGDTVLEILISTFNHLPETDREAALLGLIALASLIAARLGLPFLLRKIGVGPARSKLLSRLAPMLIVVIAIVLTAIFHWEKELPVVGVIPAGLPHLSIPSINPGLIYKLLLPALIIALLGFVESLSIAHSIAQRRGEKLNTNAELRGLGASNLLSAFSGGFAVTGSFARTAVNDESGAKTPLSGVIAAVLIALLLLYATKVFTELPICVLAATIIVAAANLINVQGMAHHWRYDRTDGLAMAGTFLGVVFFGVETGIALGVGLSFATLIWRASRPHIAVVGRVPGTEQFRNVLRHTVKTDSEILFLRIDENLFFSNINAIEERLFVEIKRHRNTRHMVLILSSVNRIDSTAIERLLQVNRDLQNRNIQLHLAEVKGAVLDRLGHSKLLQELSGRVFLSPYIAELALRHHQISDSGKPSE; the protein is encoded by the coding sequence ATGCGGCTACTCCACCTAATCCCTCCATGGCTTCGACGCTACCAGCCCAAGTGGCTGGTGGGAGATAGTGTTGCCGCCCTCCTGGCCAGCATGATGCTGATCCCACAGGCCCTCGCCTATGCCGCACTTGCCGGCTTGCCCCCTTATCTAGGGCTCTACGCTGGGCTGCTCCCATTAATAGGATACGCACTGTTTGGCTCCAGCTCGGTGCTGTCCGTCGGCCCGGTGGCCGTGCTCGCCCTAATGACCGCTTCAGCTCTCACCCCCATAGCCTCACCGGGAAGTCCCGAGTACATTTCCGGCGCCATATTATTAGCGCTCTTGAGTGGAGTAAGCCTGCTACTAATGGGGTTTCTTGGCCTCGGCAGCCTCGCCAACCTCTTGAGTCTTCCGGTTGTTGACGGTTTTGTCTCCGGCGCCGCGCTGCTGATTATTGCCGGGCAGATTGCCCCTTTACTGGGAATATCAAGCAATGGCGATACGGTTCTCGAGATATTGATCAGCACCTTTAACCACCTGCCCGAAACCGATCGGGAAGCAGCTCTGCTGGGGCTCATTGCACTGGCCAGCTTAATTGCCGCCCGTCTAGGCTTGCCCTTCCTGCTCAGGAAAATCGGGGTCGGCCCAGCACGATCCAAATTGCTTTCGCGGTTGGCGCCCATGCTTATCGTGGTGATTGCCATTGTGCTCACCGCTATTTTTCACTGGGAGAAGGAATTACCCGTTGTGGGGGTTATTCCCGCTGGCCTACCGCACCTAAGTATCCCCTCTATTAATCCGGGGCTGATTTACAAACTGCTATTGCCTGCCCTGATTATTGCCCTGCTCGGTTTTGTCGAGAGCTTATCTATTGCCCACTCTATCGCCCAGCGGCGCGGCGAGAAGCTCAACACTAATGCGGAACTGCGGGGGCTGGGTGCCTCCAATCTACTCAGCGCATTTTCAGGAGGGTTTGCGGTGACCGGCAGCTTTGCACGGACGGCCGTTAACGATGAGAGTGGAGCAAAAACCCCTCTCAGCGGCGTGATAGCCGCAGTGCTAATAGCCCTGCTACTTCTGTATGCCACCAAAGTCTTTACCGAACTGCCAATCTGCGTGCTAGCTGCCACCATCATTGTTGCAGCCGCAAACCTGATCAACGTCCAGGGAATGGCCCACCACTGGCGCTACGACCGCACCGATGGACTGGCTATGGCAGGCACATTTCTCGGGGTAGTGTTTTTTGGCGTGGAGACCGGGATTGCCCTGGGCGTCGGGCTCTCATTCGCCACATTGATCTGGCGAGCCAGCCGGCCACATATCGCTGTCGTGGGGCGTGTACCGGGTACTGAGCAATTCCGTAATGTACTTCGCCATACGGTGAAAACCGACTCTGAAATTTTGTTCCTGCGTATTGATGAGAACCTGTTTTTTAGCAACATTAATGCGATTGAGGAGCGACTTTTTGTAGAGATAAAGCGGCATCGCAATACCCGCCATATGGTGCTGATCTTATCGTCTGTTAACCGGATCGACAGCACAGCGATAGAGCGTCTGTTACAAGTAAACCGGGATTTACAGAATCGAAATATCCAGCTGCATCTGGCTGAGGTAAAGGGGGCTGTACTGGATCGCCTGGGCCACTCTAAGCTACTGCAGGAATTGAGCGGCCGCGTATTCCTCTCCCCCTACATCGCTGAGCTTGCCCTGCGCCACCATCAAATCTCCGATAGCGGCAAACCATCCGAATAA
- a CDS encoding ATP-dependent helicase, with amino-acid sequence MGGNNLTSEQQAIADHAGGHAKIIAVAGSGKTTALLHYIKNRLDAGIAPERLLVLMYNRSAREDFDRRLRQLAEGSTPAVHTFHSVGYRLYQRMIANDHIAAANLSPLPQSTIQLQIWKAIEECAPTHELEEIRARKQSEIEAAEFFIDYTKTILSGDLSAFQELKLGDEYMYFLQVFRTFEAWRRSQNAVTYADLIYDPAMLLSMDEEMAEQYGSYYEDILVDEYQDINEIQHFLLRVLYGKTGNVIAIGDPDQTIYEWRGSKPDFLLTFFDGDFPPRIFIT; translated from the coding sequence ATGGGCGGAAACAACCTTACCTCTGAACAACAGGCAATTGCAGATCACGCCGGTGGTCACGCCAAGATCATTGCCGTTGCCGGCTCCGGCAAAACCACTGCTCTGTTGCACTACATAAAGAACCGCCTTGATGCAGGTATCGCCCCCGAACGATTGCTGGTATTAATGTATAACCGCAGTGCTCGGGAGGACTTCGATCGTCGCTTACGGCAGCTGGCTGAAGGCTCGACACCAGCGGTACATACCTTTCACAGTGTTGGATATCGTTTATACCAACGCATGATCGCCAATGATCATATCGCTGCTGCCAACCTATCCCCCCTGCCCCAATCCACAATCCAATTACAAATCTGGAAGGCCATTGAAGAGTGCGCGCCTACCCACGAACTCGAAGAGATTAGAGCACGAAAGCAATCTGAGATTGAGGCCGCTGAATTTTTTATCGACTACACCAAAACGATTCTGTCGGGAGATCTCAGCGCATTTCAGGAACTGAAGCTCGGCGATGAATACATGTATTTTCTGCAGGTATTTCGCACTTTTGAGGCATGGCGCCGCAGCCAAAATGCGGTTACCTACGCCGATCTGATTTATGACCCAGCCATGCTGCTCAGCATGGATGAGGAGATGGCCGAGCAGTACGGCAGCTATTACGAAGATATCCTGGTGGACGAATACCAGGATATCAATGAGATACAGCACTTTTTATTGCGAGTTCTCTACGGAAAAACTGGCAACGTCATCGCGATTGGCGACCCAGACCAAACCATTTACGAATGGCGAGGCTCCAAACCGGATTTCCTGCTCACATTTTTCGATGGGGATTTTCCCCCTCGAATATTTATCACCTGA
- a CDS encoding YeeE/YedE thiosulfate transporter family protein: protein MMMKTNISALLAGLTFGLGLLLSGMANPEKVLGFLDLAGAWDPSLGLVMFGAIAVGLPLFHFIRHRGQSIWKQPLHLPASNRVDRRLVLGSLLFGAGWGLAGFCPGPAIVATGAGELKAVIFTLAMLTGMGIFQLFGIKRTAAVE, encoded by the coding sequence ATGATGATGAAAACCAATATCAGCGCACTTTTGGCCGGGCTCACTTTCGGCCTGGGGTTATTGCTCTCCGGTATGGCCAACCCAGAGAAAGTTCTGGGCTTCCTCGATTTAGCCGGCGCCTGGGACCCCTCTCTGGGACTGGTGATGTTTGGCGCTATCGCTGTGGGTCTGCCACTATTCCATTTCATCAGGCACCGGGGACAGTCTATCTGGAAGCAACCGCTTCACCTGCCGGCAAGTAACCGGGTTGATCGCCGCTTGGTATTGGGCAGTCTTCTATTTGGTGCCGGCTGGGGATTGGCGGGATTTTGTCCCGGACCGGCGATTGTCGCTACCGGGGCGGGAGAGCTAAAAGCGGTAATTTTTACGCTCGCCATGCTCACGGGTATGGGGATATTCCAACTCTTCGGGATCAAGCGCACTGCCGCAGTGGAGTAA
- a CDS encoding YeeE/YedE family protein — MTIDWTAFTPGTALAGGLLIGLASAALLAFNGRIAGISGIIGGLLDQIQGSLWRLAFIGGLLISPLAWKIFATVPDIDIQAGYPTLIAAGLLVGLGTRMASGCTSGHGVCGLSRLSTRSLTATLIFMAAGFTTVFLMRHLLIGQLGQ; from the coding sequence ATGACCATCGATTGGACCGCTTTCACCCCGGGCACTGCACTCGCCGGGGGGCTGCTGATTGGCCTCGCCAGTGCCGCTTTACTCGCCTTCAACGGTCGTATCGCAGGTATCTCCGGCATCATTGGCGGACTGCTTGACCAAATCCAGGGTTCCCTGTGGCGCCTGGCCTTTATCGGGGGGCTATTGATAAGCCCTCTTGCCTGGAAAATCTTTGCAACAGTGCCCGACATTGATATCCAGGCAGGTTATCCCACCTTAATTGCAGCGGGATTACTGGTGGGCCTGGGCACGCGGATGGCTTCCGGTTGTACCAGTGGCCATGGTGTTTGCGGCTTGTCCCGACTCTCCACTCGCTCGCTAACCGCCACCCTGATATTTATGGCCGCGGGCTTCACAACCGTGTTTCTAATGCGACACCTCCTGATCGGCCAGCTGGGGCAATGA